A genomic region of Manihot esculenta cultivar AM560-2 chromosome 15, M.esculenta_v8, whole genome shotgun sequence contains the following coding sequences:
- the LOC110601246 gene encoding probable calcium-binding protein CML25: MGFRALFHRKKSKKSANSPGASPAVAAPLDGSRSQSFKYKPQVEELEQVFKKFDVNGDGKISSSELGSIMSNLGHQATEEELQKMIKEFDADGDGFIDFQEFVELNTQGMDTDDVLVNLKDAFSVYDIDGNGSISAEELHKVMGSLGEHCSIAECRKMISGVDSDGDGMIDFEEFKVMMTVGIKWDAINGLG, from the coding sequence ATGGGGTTTAGAGCTCTTTTCCACCGCAAGAAATCAAAGAAATCAGCTAATTCTCCCGGCGCTTCACCCGCCGTTGCCGCTCCATTGGATGGATCGAGATCTCAGTCCTTCAAATATAAACCCCAGGTTGAAGAGTTAGAACAAGTTTTCAAGAAATTTGATGTCAATGGAGATGGGAAGATCTCCTCCTCTGAGCTTGGCTCCATTATGTCCAACCTTGGCCACCAGGCCACCGAGGAGGAATTGCAGAAGATGATCAAGGAATTCGATGCTGATGGAGATGGGTTCATCGATTTTCAAGAGTTCGTGGAGCTGAACACACAAGGGATGGATACTGATGATGTTCTAGTGAATTTGAAGGATGCTTTCTCTGTTTATGACATTGATGGAAACGGGTCGATTTCTGCCGAGGAGCTGCATAAAGTGATGGGAAGCCTCGGCGAGCACTGCTCCATTGCAGAGTGCAGGAAGATGATTAGTGGGGTTGATAGTGACGGCGATGGGATGATCGATTTTGAGGAGTTTAAGGTCATGATGACGGTGGGTATTAAATGGGACGCCATTAATGGTCTCGGATGA